Proteins co-encoded in one Verrucomicrobiia bacterium genomic window:
- a CDS encoding 50S ribosomal protein L11 methyltransferase has translation MKKIWQVCLTTTAEAEEAAQEALSAEFGAVASCYTDSETHVAQVSVYLEQRPPRFATAARAIRSRLQAARRAGLHIGPGTLQLRALKRENWAEAWKRHFKPLSIGRALLLKPSWSQRRPHPGQKVIVLDPGLSFGTGHHATTGYCLREVVRFCRGPAGAMLDMGTGSGILAIAAAKLGAGPVVAFDFDPEAVRVARENARRNRVFDLVRITRADLSQLPPRTTRRYALVCANLLSTLLMGERDKIIARVAPHGTLVLAGILHTEFDQVRNAFAAAGLRLVRQRTEKEWTSGTFMHVNR, from the coding sequence ATGAAAAAAATATGGCAGGTCTGCCTGACGACCACGGCGGAAGCGGAAGAAGCCGCCCAGGAGGCGCTGTCCGCCGAATTTGGAGCCGTCGCCTCGTGTTACACGGATTCCGAAACCCACGTGGCCCAGGTTTCGGTCTATCTCGAACAACGCCCCCCGCGTTTTGCCACCGCGGCCCGCGCGATTCGTTCCCGGCTGCAAGCCGCCCGCCGCGCGGGGCTGCATATTGGTCCCGGCACGCTGCAACTGCGCGCACTCAAACGGGAAAACTGGGCTGAAGCGTGGAAACGCCATTTCAAACCGCTGTCCATCGGCCGGGCGCTGCTGCTGAAACCCAGTTGGAGCCAACGCCGCCCGCACCCCGGACAAAAGGTGATCGTGCTGGACCCCGGGCTCAGCTTCGGCACCGGTCACCACGCCACAACTGGTTATTGCCTGCGCGAAGTCGTGCGCTTTTGTCGCGGACCGGCGGGCGCGATGCTGGACATGGGCACCGGTTCCGGAATCCTGGCCATCGCCGCTGCCAAACTGGGTGCCGGACCGGTTGTCGCCTTCGACTTTGATCCGGAGGCCGTTCGCGTTGCCCGGGAAAACGCCCGCCGTAACCGCGTATTTGACCTGGTCCGGATTACGCGCGCGGACTTGAGCCAATTGCCACCACGCACCACCCGCCGTTATGCGCTCGTGTGCGCCAACCTGTTGTCCACGCTGCTGATGGGCGAAAGGGATAAAATCATCGCCCGCGTGGCGCCGCACGGAACCCTCGTCCTGGCGGGCATTTTACACACGGAATTCGATCAGGTCCGCAATGCGTTTGCCGCGGCGGGCCTGCGATTGGTCCGCCAACGCACGGAAAAGGAGTGGACTTCGGGGACGTTTATGCACGTAAACCGGTGA
- the rph gene encoding ribonuclease PH: MADPQTSGRADGRHYNQLRPIRFQNGIAPHASGSTLIEWGNTRVICAVTIDESVPRWMKEQGVTGGWLTAEYSMLPYSTLERKARDISRGKIDGRTQEIQRLIGRAMRAAVDLEKLGSRTIWVDCDVLQADGGTRTASITGAHVALSLAVRQLLAAGKLAENPILHGVAAVSVGICDSAALLDLCYTEDAAAAVDFNLVMNSAGEFIELQGSGEEATFTEAQLAQLLMLGKQGIRDLLALQRVALGE, translated from the coding sequence ATGGCTGACCCACAAACTTCCGGCCGCGCCGATGGCCGGCACTACAACCAGCTCCGGCCCATTCGCTTTCAGAACGGCATCGCCCCCCACGCATCGGGCTCCACCTTGATTGAATGGGGCAATACCCGCGTGATTTGCGCCGTTACAATTGACGAATCCGTGCCGCGCTGGATGAAGGAACAGGGCGTCACGGGCGGCTGGTTGACGGCCGAATACTCGATGCTCCCCTACTCCACGCTGGAGCGGAAAGCCCGGGACATTTCGCGGGGCAAAATCGACGGGCGGACGCAGGAAATCCAACGCCTCATCGGCCGGGCCATGCGCGCCGCCGTGGACCTTGAAAAGCTCGGCTCGCGCACCATCTGGGTGGATTGCGATGTGTTGCAGGCCGACGGCGGCACGCGCACGGCCTCCATCACGGGCGCCCACGTGGCGCTGTCCCTGGCCGTGCGCCAGTTGCTGGCGGCCGGCAAGCTCGCGGAGAACCCAATCCTGCATGGCGTCGCCGCCGTGAGCGTGGGGATTTGCGACAGCGCAGCCCTGCTCGATCTCTGTTACACCGAGGACGCGGCCGCCGCCGTGGATTTCAATCTGGTCATGAATTCCGCCGGCGAATTCATCGAGCTTCAGGGCAGCGGCGAGGAAGCCACCTTCACCGAGGCTCAACTGGCACAACTGCTGATGCTCGGCAAACAGGGCATCCGCGACTTGCTGGCGCTCCAGCGCGTGGCCCTCGGCGAGTAA
- a CDS encoding histidine phosphatase family protein: MHVTRLLLLRHAEVEERYHRIFGGRIDMNLSARGHEQARALAAYLKRKPIQAVYASPMKRVRQTLAPYATNGAPTPVIVPDLREVDFGDWTGHGWESIQEKFGLSAYDWLELLTQDRIPNAEPSTAYRARVEASINPIIARHPGQTVAVFCHGGIVRTLLSILLGLPLPAFAHFDVDYASLTEVELQPHRKTEVQLLNFTPWRDLPA, encoded by the coding sequence ATGCACGTCACGCGTCTGCTGTTGCTCCGCCACGCCGAGGTCGAGGAACGCTATCACCGGATTTTCGGCGGGCGCATCGACATGAACCTGTCCGCGCGCGGTCACGAGCAGGCCCGGGCGCTCGCGGCCTATCTGAAACGAAAACCGATTCAGGCCGTGTATGCGAGCCCGATGAAGCGCGTGCGACAAACCTTGGCGCCTTACGCCACAAACGGCGCACCCACGCCGGTGATCGTGCCCGACCTGCGGGAGGTTGATTTCGGCGACTGGACCGGACATGGCTGGGAAAGCATCCAGGAGAAATTTGGTTTGAGCGCCTACGACTGGCTGGAGTTGTTGACACAGGACCGAATTCCCAATGCCGAACCCAGCACCGCGTATCGCGCACGCGTCGAGGCGAGCATCAACCCCATCATCGCGCGGCATCCCGGCCAAACGGTGGCCGTCTTCTGTCATGGCGGCATCGTGCGCACGCTGCTTTCCATCCTGCTGGGCCTGCCGCTGCCCGCCTTCGCGCACTTTGACGTGGATTACGCCAGCCTCACGGAAGTTGAACTCCAGCCGCACCGGAAAACGGAAGTCCAATTATTGAACTTCACCCCCTGGCGCGACCTTCCCGCATGA